The genomic DNA GAAATCATGTATAACGAAATAAATCGCATTAACTTGATTATTAGCGAATTTCTCGTACTGTCAAAACAAAATTTGAAAAAAACGACCGAATTTCATATTGAAAATTCAATTGAGGACATTGTCACCATGTTTGAGCCCGAATTTTCAAACCGCTCAATTTGCTGTGATGTTCAACTTTCCCAACAAACCGCCTTAATTAGCGGTCATGAAGACGGCATGAAACAAATTCTTATCAATCTGTTGAAAAACGCATGTGAGGCAATTGTGAAAAACGGCAAAATCATAATTAAGGTCACCTATAAAAAAGAGACGGTTGTCATTTCAATCTTTGATAACGGCCCCGGAATGGATGATGAGACGATTGATAATCTATTTGAACCTTTCTATACAACGAAACCTGATGGGACGGGTCTCGGCATGATGATTACAAAAAAAATCATTGTGGATTATGCAGGTACGATAACTGTCGACAGCATAAAAAATGAAGGGACAAAAATTGAAATCACACTGCCACTTCTAACTGAAAATAAAACCGCCATCATTAACGGATGAGCGGTTTTATGAGTTTCAGTTTATTGCCATACGGCGGATAGGCCAGTTTCATTGGAATCGTCGTACTTTTTTTCATCATCGCCTTCGCATGTGTGAACGTGTCAAAGCTCGCCTTGCCATGGTAACTGCCCACGCCAGAAGAGCCAACACCACCAAATGGTAAATTACTATTGCCAACATGTGCTATCGTATCATTAATGCAACCGCCACCAAACGGGATATTGTCTGTAAAATACGCTGCTGCTTGCTCGTTCTCCGTAAACATATAAGCCGCCAGAGGTTTTGGCAATTGGCGAATTTGATGCACAACTTCACCAAGGTTGTCATACGTCAAAATCGGTAATATCGGACCGAAAATCTCCTCTTCCATCGTAGCACTCGTCCATGACACTTCTTCTAGCAACGTTGGTTCAATATATAAATCCTCGCGTTCCATGCGCCCGCCATACGCCACATGGGTACGATCCTTCTCAAGGATATTGGTGAGACGCTGAAAATGTCTTTCACTGACGATCCTACCGTAATCCGGACTTTTCGATGCATCTTTCCCATAAAATGTCCGAATCGTACGGATCATCGCTTTCACAAGCTGCTCTTTCACCGAACGATGGACGAGTACATAATCTGGAGCGACACATGTCTGCCCGTTATTGACAAATTTCCCCCAGATAATTCGCTCTGCTGCCTTTTGGATTGCCGCGGTTTGATCGACCAGCGCTGGACTTTTCCCACCAAGTTCAAGTGTAATCGGCGTCAAGCGTTCTGCCGCCGCTTTCATCACTACTTTTCCGACCGCTACGCTCCCCGTGAAAAACACATAGTCAAACGAAGCGTGAATCAATGTAGACGTTTCCTCGCGCTCCCCTTCCACAACTCGAATATAGTCGGGTGGAAAAGTCTCTGTCAGGATTTTCTTTACGATTTGGGCTGTATGAACGGAAATCTCAGACGGTTTCACAATGGCGCAATTGCCTCCTGCCATCGCACCAATCAGCGGCTCCATCACGAGCTGGAACGGATAATTAAATGGACCGATAATTAACACAGAGCCATAGGGTTCACGAATGACCATACTTTTAGCAGGCTGCAAATGTACCGGTGTCTTCACCGTTTCCGGTTCCATCCACTCATCAATATTTTTAATCATTTGGGAGATACTTGAGAGGACGAAACCGATTTCCGTCAAATACGATTCAAATGAGCTTTTCCGTAAATCTTTATGCAGTGCTTCATTAATCGCTTCTTCATTAGCAAGTATGGCGTTTTTCAATTTCAATAACATGTCTTTCCGAAATGCAGCATTCCTTGTTGCCCCCGTAAAATAAAAAGCACGTTGGGTAGCAATCATCGACTCTACGTCTTGTGCAGTAAAATTCACAATATCCCTCCATTCGCTTGTTGCTATCCATGATAGAGTGAATGGCGAATAGATGCAAAAATTAGCTTTCACTAAATGACATGAGATAGGCTTCTTCACCCAAAATCGCTAACGCACATTTTCCCGTAAGCGAATTCACGAAATCAAAAGAAGTCAATATCTCAAAAGGACTGTCTTTCATCACCTGCTAAGTTCCGACCAATTACGCAGTTTTAGAACACCATTTACTCCATATACTGTATAGGACAGCTCTACTTGTTGATTGATTCCAAAAAGTCCATCCAACAAGGACAGAACGTCATTTGCTGTTCGTCCGATTGCCAAAAAAACTATTTCCCTAAGCGTTTTTCACAAAGAACGTTCGATCCTTTTGCAGCATGAGTAGATAGGCCTTATGATTCCTTTTCACGTATTCATGTTTTGTATGATGGTTTTTGAGGGAATAAAACGTTTAAACAACTAAGAACTTTGAGGAGGAAATGGACATGACAACAACAGAAACTTGGTGGGAAACAATGTTTGAAGGTAACCTTTCACTAGGCATTAACAAAGAGCGCCTTTCCGAGCTCGAACAAGAAAATTTTCTTTATTTTAATGAAGAAGAACAAATGCAGGAGCAGACACACTAATCGATACGTATAGCCATTTGTCGATCATAACGATTTCCAATGAACCTTAAAACAGCTTTTCCATGCGAAAACGGAAAAGCTGTTATTTGTATAAAAATGATTACTCGATACTGCGCCATAAATAGAGTGCTGCATAGCTCAAATAAGGTGACCAATCTGGAATATGTGCAAGCATCTCTTCTTTCGTTGGCTTGCGATCCATATTCCACAATTTCTTCAAAGCATTTTGCAAACCAATATCCGCCAATGGGAATAAATTCGGACGCCCCAAGCCAAACATTAGAAAATTTTGTGCAGTCCATGGACCAACACCGCGGAATTGAACTAGTGTAGCAGTCACTTCCTCATCACTCATCTCTTTGAGGCGCTCCAAATCCAGCGCACCTTCCGCAACTGCTTGCGATAGCCCAATGATGTATTCCGCTTTACGTGTACTAAATTGCATCTCGCGTAAC from Sporosarcina sp. FSL K6-1522 includes the following:
- a CDS encoding aldehyde dehydrogenase codes for the protein MVNFTAQDVESMIATQRAFYFTGATRNAAFRKDMLLKLKNAILANEEAINEALHKDLRKSSFESYLTEIGFVLSSISQMIKNIDEWMEPETVKTPVHLQPAKSMVIREPYGSVLIIGPFNYPFQLVMEPLIGAMAGGNCAIVKPSEISVHTAQIVKKILTETFPPDYIRVVEGEREETSTLIHASFDYVFFTGSVAVGKVVMKAAAERLTPITLELGGKSPALVDQTAAIQKAAERIIWGKFVNNGQTCVAPDYVLVHRSVKEQLVKAMIRTIRTFYGKDASKSPDYGRIVSERHFQRLTNILEKDRTHVAYGGRMEREDLYIEPTLLEEVSWTSATMEEEIFGPILPILTYDNLGEVVHQIRQLPKPLAAYMFTENEQAAAYFTDNIPFGGGCINDTIAHVGNSNLPFGGVGSSGVGSYHGKASFDTFTHAKAMMKKSTTIPMKLAYPPYGNKLKLIKPLIR